The genomic window cacccatagtgtgtgacaaccatccccatagtgtgacaaccaaccccatagtgtgtgacaaccaaccccatagtgtgtgacaaccaaccccatagtgtgtgacaaccaaccccatagtgtgacaaccaaccccatagtgtgacaaccaaccccatagtgtgtgacaaccaaccccatagtgtgtggcaactatccccatagtgtgtgacaaccaaccccatagtgtgtgacaaccatccccatagtgtgacaaccaaccccatagtgtgtgacaaccatccccagtgtgacaaccaaccccatagtgtgtgacaaccaaccccatagtgtgtgacaaccaaccccatagtgtgtgacaaccaaccccgtagtgtgtgacaaccatccccatagtgtgtgacaaccaaccacccatagtgtgtgacaaccatccccatagtgtgacaaccaaccccatagtgtgtgacaaccaaccccatagtgtgtgacaaccaaccccatagtgtgtgacaaccaaccccatagtgtgacaaccaaccccatagtgtgacaaccaaccccatagtgtgtgacaaccaaccccatagtgtgtggcaactatccccatagtgtgtgacaaccaaccccatagtgtgtgacaaccatccccatagtgtgacaaccaaccccatagtgtgtgacaaccatccccagtgtgacaaccaaccccatagtgtgtgacaaccaaccccatagtgtgtgacaaccaaccccatagtgtgtgacaaccaaccccgtagtgtgtgacaaccatccccatagtgtgtgacaaccaaccacccatagtgtgtgacaaccatccccatagtgtgacaaccaaccccatagtgtgtgacaaccaaccccatagtgtgtgacaaccaaccccatagtgtgtgacaaccaaccccatagtgtgacaaccaaccccatagtgtgacaaccaaccccatagtgtgtgacaaccaaccccatagtgtgtggcaactatccccatagtgtgtgacaaccaaccccatagtgtgtgacaaccatccccatagtgtgacaaccaaccccatagtgtgtgacaaccatccccagtgtgacaaccaaccccatagtgtgtgacaaccaaccccgtagtttgtgacaaccatccccatagtgtgtgacaaccaaccccatagtgtgtgacaaccatccccatagtgtgtgacaaccatccccatagtgtgtgacaaccatccccatagtgtgtgacaaccatccccatagtgtgtgacaaccatccccatagtgtgacaaccaaccccatagtgtgtgacaaccatccccatagtgtgtgacaaccaaccccatagtgtgtgacaaccatccccatagtgtgacaaccatccccataggatatgacaaccatccccatagtgtgtgacaaccatccccatagtgtttgacaaccaaccccgtagtgtgtgacaaccaaccacccatagtgtgtgacaaccaaccccatagtgtgtgacaaccaaccccgtagtgtgtgacaaccaaccacccatagtgtgtgacaaccatccccatagtgtgtgacaaccaaccccgtagtgtgtgacaaccaaccacccaaagtgtgtgacaaccaaccccatagtgtgacaaccaaccccatagtgtgacaaccaaccccatagtgtgtgacaaccaaacccatagtgtgtgacaaccaaccccatagtgtgacaaccaaccccatagtgtgcgacaaccaaccccatagtgtgtgagacaaccaaccccatagtgtgtgacaaccaaccccatagtgtgtgacaaccaaccccatagtgtgtgacaaccatccccatagtgtgtgacaaccaaccccatagtgtgtgtcaaccatccccatagagtgtgacaaccaaccccatagtgtgcgacaaccatccccatagagtgtgacaaccatccccatagtgtgtgacaaccatccccatagtgtgtgacaaccaaccccatagtgtgtgtcaaccaaccccatagagtgtgacaaccatccccgtgatggggttggttgtcacaatgtctcagggtgtctttgatagttaattgcctctttgttacaatgagttggaaaatgagagggatacacatttcaagccaacaccttaagcttcagtTTAAtataggaatgactattgaaagatgttttgatgatgagcaatcatcaaaacagtaaaaagtgtgacaaccaaccccgttctcccctactcagAGGGCTggataatattattattattattattattattattactggcTTCACCAGATTTCCCAAATAGTTTTCCATCATTGCCAGAGGCACATACAGTCATGAGATGACAGCTTATGGGTTCTGAGATTAGAAAATGAAGAAGTGGTTTAGATTTTTATCTTTAGAATAACCCCAAGATTAAACCTACAGGAGAGCTCACAGCTTATTGTTACAAAAAACTAATACGACTTGGATTTTGTTTGTGATCATCCATTACAGCTGCAACTGCATCTTCATCTGACCTCAGATGTTTTGACTTTTTCTGTTATAATGGAAAATATGTTCCACTTAATTGACTTTGAAATATAATCATTACTAATCTACATGATCTGTATTATGTCTGTCAAGTATTTACTCTAATAGGAGGTCTGTATGTTCACATCAATGCAGCAGGCTTAAGATGATGACCCAGAAAAGATCATCAAAAATAAGTCACCTTGTATTTTGGTGTCAGAGCGATCTCCTGAGTGAAGAGAAACACTGAGCTTGACAGCGAGCAAAACCATCCGGGTAAAATACGTGTTCTTTGGAGTCCTGTGTGACGTTACCTGACTGTTGATGTGTTTGGATGCCTTGGAGAGCAGGTGATGGACTATGTCATAATGTCCCAGTTTAGCAGCCAGATGCAGACAGGTGAAACCCATGATATCCTGAGATGACAACATGATTCAATGAACAACACTGCACTACTGCCACCTCTGTCCAGGTACGAAAGAAAGAGtggttcatctgtttctggagtcAAACAGCTAGGCTGAAGAGACAGAGTCAAAGCAAATAACTCAAACTCTCTGGAGAATTACTTTAAACTTTTAAAGGACAATTCAATGTTTCTACTTGTTCAGAGGATGAGCAGTTAATGTGTCCTCACAGGTAATCCTTATCTCTTACACTCTCTGCTTCTATAAGGGTTATTTCCTTCTGACACTGAAGTGTGACTTAAGCtgctttaatcatttttaaatgttattcccAGCACAAAGGCCCTCACATCAGTACAGTATCTCTCCTATCATCGAGCTGCTACATCACACACCAACTCCATGTTTTTCTTGAGGTAAATGAACACCATCATCGCTGTGATCTTTAAATTACAGAGCAGTAAAGAAGGACAGAGCAGAGGCAGCAGGTGATCGAGTGAGACTGGACTGAGTGATGGATGAAGAAGCAGAGTTTGACATGTGTTCACATCAGACTGACAGGACGAGTGAACGCTGTCTGACAAGATCTAACAGGGCAGGCgagtgtgtgaggaggacaCACCTTGTGGCTGACAGACGCTCCAGCTCTCAGCAGGTACTTCACTGTGTCTAGGTGGTTGTTCTCACTGGCAGCCATCAGAGGGGTCCTCTGCTCCTCGTCGAACGTGTCGAGGTTAGCTCCAGCCTGAGTAACAAATCATTAAATGTGATTATAAACTACACTACATCACAATTCACTAAGGTACAATAACACAGAATAGGATATGATATACCAGTATTACTTATCAGGTCTTGATATTTAGACAACCTGCACTTGTACTCTCTCTTCTAGTAGAGTCTTGATGTTTCCAGCTTCTTTCAATCAAGTCTCATGGCTAAAGTAAAGGTCTATTTCTCTCCCAAAGATCTATGTATAAAACATCTCGCTCTGGCTGTTGTAATTCTTGATGTGTGGGCTTAGACCAGTCATCTATTCAACGTCTGCAGCTTGctcagagagctgctgctcgcctcctgactggaaacacaaagaccacatcacacctgtgctgctctCCCTTTGCTGGCCTCCTGTCCATCACAGGACCCATTTCAAAATGATGCTGTTGACCTTAAAGGCTCTTAATGGATTAAGTGTCCCTGTGTCCATACTACAGCTAGACTGAGGTCAAccaatcagctgctcctggatgtgcctgaGAACCAGGGGCGATGGAGCCTTTGCAGCCCCGTCTTGAACAGGCGGTGTAAAAATGGCTTTTGACAACGTCTGTTCCTCTGAGTCTTCAGATATTTAGGGTGAAACTCTGAGCCTGTCAGACACAACAAGCCCTcttagtagggatgtaaggatactcAACCCACGAGTCGATTCCAACTCGATTtgtggttcacgatacgattcactcacgattttcaagaaaactggattgtactcaaaatttaaataactattattttatttcaattcttagatatggacagttgcaatatatatctttactcttatatttctttgtaaacaaagaggACGTGGGCTTGCTCATAGCtccccagctctctgcctgtgtgttggagttttccCCAGTGGACGAAAAGGGTTGTTTTCCTGCGCCTTCGGGTCGGGGAACGGGTCCTGACTGTTGTTTGTGCTTATGCACTGAACTGCAGTTCAGAGTACCCACCCTTTTTGGAGTCTTTGGGACGGGTGCTGGAAGGCGCCCCGACTGGGGACTCCATTGTCCTACTGGGGGACTTCAATGCTCACGTTGGCAAACCTGTAGGGGCGTGATTGGGAGGAGCAGCCTGCCTGATCTGAACTTGAGCGGTGTTCAGTTGCTGGACTTCTGTGCTAGTCACAGTTTGTCCATTACGAACACCATGTTCAGTATAAGGGTGTTCATAAGTGCACGTGGCACCAGGACACCCTAGGTCGCAGATCCCTGATCGACTTTGTAGTCGTGTGGGCTGATCTGCGGCCGTATGTTCTGGACACtcgggtgaagagaggagcagagctgtcaactgatcaccacttggtggtgagttggatcagGTGGCGGGGGAGGATGCCGGACAGACCTGGCAGACCTTAATGATTTTATgggaaaactggattgaactcaaaatttaaataactataattttatttcaattctcagatatggacaatTGCAGTATATACTTTaatcttatatttctttgtaaacaaagtaatcctttttcatttttaaggtgtgttgtaactcaaataaaaccactgcacactttttttcagcaccttgcaaataAACTAAAATTGACCGTACAAAAAatcttgttggaaaatttcagaacaattatagagaaatggacaGTGAAGGATTCCCAAATTCCCACATGAttttcttcaggaatatcagggaaagccaaaatgctttcttcacctgctgccgccatgtctgtTCTGCTcgactcagcgagtgacgagagagcagcgcaagagacttagtgatgttgaacaagcggattgaaatgcagatagcgccctctactgtttaaaaataatttcgcaatacaaattttgttgaattgattttaatccacccttatttgtattgattttttaccgtcttgtgatatatccttacatccctatctCTTAGTGGACATCCTTCCAGAAGAGGTTTTCCCCCTTTGAACCTACGCTGCAGCCATAAAGGTCGGTCTCACAgctttttacattttgtctCCAAAACATGGGGTCAtggtttaaaacatgttttagaggcagttgttctcaaagccaaaaaaaagtcaacaaaaTTACACCAAGGcataaaagaagaacaaaacctGCAGGTCATGGCTTTTGAGGACTTATTCCTACTCTCAAACCCCCCTGTAActcttcctcacctgcaccAGCATGTGGCAGATCTCCTGGTGACCCTCAGCAGCCGCTGCATGAAGAGGGGTAACTTTGTTTTGGCCTTCCATCAATAAGTTAGGATCCTTCCCATCGACtgcaagaagaaaagaaggttACATCCAATGATGAAAACCGACATTGAGtttcatttattaaaactgTTTTATGTCAAATAATATGAAAGTGCAGTTACCGAGGAGGTGGATGACCTTCTTGAGCTCTCCCTGTTTGGCAGAGATGTACAGCTGTCTAGTCGGGTACTTCACTTTCTTTGGCTTCAGACTGGAACGCAATAAAAAGTCtcaatttattatttaaagaagtgcaaaaggtcATGCCACAGCCCACTGCTTTGGCATCTGATACCAAAGTATTTCAGAGTGAACTCACTTCTCATCATCCAGAGCTGTCAGGATGGTCTCCAGGGACTCTTTAGTGGGTCTGTCAGCAGCACACACAGTTTCACTCCTCAACCTGAAGAACCAGAGATATAAAATCATTCCTTGTGAataactacttcctgtttcctcacaTCTGTATCAAAGAGGCGTTTGTGGTGTGATACCTGCTCGGGctgtcctctctgcctctctgcggCTCCACGGTCTTCTTAGCCCGGAGCACCTGTGGCACAGCGGGAGTGTTGGATAGGGACGGCAGGGTGGCCACAGTGGGCACGGCTGGAAGTGACGGGCCAGGATTGGATCTGGGTACAGAGGGAGACGGATCAGGTTTCGGGACGGTGACTTCTATTGCTCCAGTGGCGTCCTCTCCGCAGTGAGGACAGAACCTGACGTCCTTCAGGAGGGAGGCGCAGTCACGGTGGAAGCGGTGGGAGATGCTGCCGTACGGTCTGCACTCCATGAAGATTCCCTGTGGACGCAGGATTACTTTACAATGAGGTCCATGGTTAGACTTAGACTGACTTAGATCATCTTTATGTAGCTTAAGGCCAATAATGGGAAACCCTGTTAGTTTTACGTTTATGTTAAGTGCAAAAACTGTGTAGATTGAATTTCATTCAGCCACGCACATCAATACGATACATTCAAGATAAATACATGGGCGATTGtaaatattctttatttatacTAAGAATTAAATTcctatatacatttttttcaggcCAATTACTAAAACATGACATATTTTACCAGCGAGATCCTCATCAAgtccactgaaaaaaaacatgaacaaggTAGAGTATGCACTAATGTCAGCCTTCTGTGTGTCCACTCACCGTCCTGCAGAACAGTCCACAGCCGGGGCAACACTGGTGCTTGACCATGCCGGCTCTGTGGTCCTCACACAGAACCAGGAGGCAGACCTGGTTAGAGGGTCTCATCATTTCCTGCTTCATCACTCTCCTCTGACAACGACTCAGCTGTGgcgagaaaacaaaaacaacacacactgaaaaatgaCCTCGctgcagctgattggctgaaagCACCAAAACTGCAgattcctccagtgtccactaaaTGTCTCACAGAGCCCTGTGTCAACATGTCCAACTTTACATCAaggatccctcaggtgggtccagtccacagcagaacagagtaTTGTgtggatttgaagcagacactcacagtttTTGAAAGTTTactgactcttgtgttagtgtttgttacatttcttctcactgttcctcctctcattggtcaacagagctgtccatcaatcatcttttaaaaaacaaataatgtgtAATAATAGGGCCAACATGAAAACGTCACATCATGTTTACCGCTCCGTTTGTGCTCTCTGTGGCCATGCAGGTGTTATCCATCGCTGACAGACTTCCTCCGCTGTAAGGAGTCTCCATACgacagcagcacagaggcaGCTCCTCCACCAGGTCTGTTTCTGCCATCTCATCTCCCATCCCTGCACCTGCAGACACATCACACCAAACAGCTGATGGATATAACAGATCACATTCCACTCTCTGTGGAAGAACAGAGGGACAGGATGACTTCACATGATCCTCTGAAAACAGATCAGTCACCTGACAGCGGAGGTGAGAGGAGCTCCTCCTGAGCCTTCAGGTCCAGACAGTCCAAAGCCAGCTCTGTGTATTCAACATGGCTGTTGTTTTCAGGCTCCTCCCCCATCACGGCTTCATTTCTGACAACCTTTACAGCCTCTGGTGAAGTCGCAGGGTTCTCATCTGCTGCAGCTCCGTCCTTCTTCACCTGACTGGCTGCTTGGTCCTCTTTCTGATGGAAACAAAGGGAAATCATTAGTCAGACATGTTTGAGGCCAATGTCTGAACTCATGAATACTCGGGGTGTCATTCTTAGAATAAAGGAAGGACATGTTTCTGGatcgagaggagagaggaaagtgaAGACTATTCTACTTCCAGAGACAGAAACTTGACACTGACTTTGAGGACCTCTGGTGTAAGTTTGTCACCTAAAGTTGGTATGTTCATGTTTGGAAAACATATATAGGGAGTACAGAGAACTGACGCAGGATTTTGAAGTctggtgccagagaaaccaACTCCATCTCAACGCAGGAAAGAAGACGCAAGctccctcctcccacaccagcgaacatccagggaacggacattgagattgtgaaatctcacaagtacctgggtgttcacctaaacaacaaactggactggtcagacaactgcaacgcactctacaagaagggacaaagcaggagactcaggtcttttggtgtggagggggctcttctgaagtccttctttgactctgtggtggcatcagccatattctttggagtggtctgctggggaagcagcatctctgctgctgacaggaagaagctgaacagactggtgaagaaggccagctctgtcctgggctgcccacttgaccctgtggaggtggtggctgacaggagggtgatatcttctctgatggacaacacgtcacaccccctcaaggagaccataacaacacgaagtagctcgttcagtgacagacttcttcacccgcagtgtctcacagagagataccacaggtcttttcttcctgcagtggtcagactctataaccaataatatatgtatatatatatatgttataagaaatgcttttatttacctctttaattttaattgctaataactttttaataatttatattttataggctcgtgtttgctttatactcttttgcactgtctactttgctactatGACACTTAAATTAAAGGACtattctatcttatcttatcttaacttatatatatataaaatacagtacagacacacagatgttCATAAATAGGTGATGAACCTGCCTTCTCCGGCTGTTTGAGGGTTTTGGTCTTCTTCTTGGGGACCAGGTTATACATCcccatcttcctcttcttcctcttcactgctgagaaaaacacagaaagagagagattagaTGGAGCCGAAGAGTCAGTGCCggcaggggcatgtccagagaGGTGGCATGCCATCCCAGGTGCCCACCCCAAAGTCCAAGACCGTGACTGTGTTGTGACATGTTTTCAGAAGTAGTCTCTGGATTTCAATGAagctttttttacttttgttggTACTCAATGAAAGTCTGTCAAAATTGAAGATATTTGGAATAACTTGATATAGAAACATTGcaaatgatgtttttttggacagtgtgcaggagtGCCTTAAATTGTGACTAAGGACATCTATCTTCTTTTTCAATACCAAACAGGTACACACAGGATTTTAACATCTGTGACATACTTCAATGTTAGTAAATGACTAGTAGAGACAACAAGAGTAAATACATGCTGTTAGTTTGTGCctaaatacactaccagtcaaaggtttggacacaccttcttattcaatggtttttattcattttaattattttcaacattgtagattaatactgaagacgtCAAAACTATTGTGcttttcacaaaaatctcaccctgatattttttaacagctcagtgtttcatttattgAAAACCTATGCTTCACTTGACTTctaccctgcagcagctgtCTCAGACTTTGAAgataacaacaaagaaacagaccGTCTTGTTACTTATGATCAGGTTTGCTTTTGTACGTCATCAAGTTgactttcagtctgtttcataaacagataaaaactcctcacaggagctttaaacaactAACACCAAGACATGATTATTAAGAGTGACCCTCAGTGTGAGATCACAGCCTCATAACAGACTCCCcagctaaaaacaaacactggctgagtttaaaaaacaaagttaaacagAAACTGAAACTTTTGATCAAGTTGAAGAGAGACTAAAAACTCACCTGAGTGAGGTTTTGAAGCGGGGGGCACTCCTCTCTTCTTACCTTTCTGGTTGTGGCGATGCTCTGTGTTCGATGGAGGTCCAGACTTCTTTGACTTCGTCAGGCCGGACTTTGAAGCCTTCTTAGCAGCAGGCTGTGGAGGCATttagattacatttttaaagcattcAGTAAACTAAAATGATTCACACCACAGGATGCTGCGCTGGAGAGACAGATTAGTCGAGACAAAGTAGATTTTTGCATCAACATTGTCTCTACCATGTGACTCTCAGGGAAGTTCCCTCCCACAGATTATTTCCTGGTCACAGAGCAAGGGATTAAAAAGAAGCATTATCTGCATCATGAATGGGGAGGCGATGAACAGCCTTCAGTGCCTTCATGAGTTTATCAGTTTACCTTCACGACAGGACGGCTCGGCTGAACTTTTTCTCTCGTTGTGGCCAGTGCGGagcctgaacctgaacctggaCCAGGCTGCTTGGAGATCCCAGCAGCAGGTGGTCTCTCTCTGACAGGTGGTGCAGCCAGACCACCAGGGGTGTCCAGAAACAAGCCTGGGTGTTTGCTGAGTATGGGTGAGCTGTGGAAGGGGGTTATCTTCGCCCTGGGCTTCTGAACACTCCGATGAGGTGCACCCTTGGATGTCCCTATGGAGGGACTGGAGGGTCTCCTGCCTGATCCGGGACCCTTACTGGCACCACTGGGATCCATGGTTGGACCTGAAGGAGGCTTATTTCTCAGGGTGTTTAGCTGCACCTGAGGAGGAGTTTGAACAAGTTTACTCTTCTCTTTAATAACTGATTTTGTTTCCAGATAAAAGCCACATTACAACACGTTCATTCCTGTTTAGGGAGGAAAGGTTCAAAACAAAGTTAGTTAGCGCGTATTTGCATAATAATGAGGTTTAAAGTTGGAAGAAGGGATAAAGCTTCAGCGCTTTGGAGCTTCAGTCTCATCAGAAAGTCATGTGACACGAACCGAGCCGCTTATAAACGCTGCTGGAAGTTATAAAGACATCTTTAGGACAagtgaaatgtgtaaaagtgcATCCTACCAGTTCCAGTCTGCAGCTCTACtcggtgaggaggtgaggagggatgAGATCGGAAAACGACTGTTTCCACTTCCGCCCCAAAGTAGCAGACCCACGTGACTCGCTCTGTGTGTGCTGCGTTCAGGGTCCGGGTACATCACTTTACAAACTTCAGGAGTGagctggttgttgttgttttgtaagcTGAAACGGCGACCACACCAGCTGATTTTATTTCTACATGTAGATTGATTTCTCAGCTCATTACAAACCTCGAGAAATTAAAT from Notolabrus celidotus isolate fNotCel1 chromosome 9, fNotCel1.pri, whole genome shotgun sequence includes these protein-coding regions:
- the ehmt1a gene encoding histone-lysine N-methyltransferase EHMT1a isoform X1; this translates as MDPSGASKGPGSGRRPSSPSIGTSKGAPHRSVQKPRAKITPFHSSPILSKHPGLFLDTPGGLAAPPVRERPPAAGISKQPGPGSGSGSALATTREKVQPSRPVVKPAAKKASKSGLTKSKKSGPPSNTEHRHNQKGKKRGVPPASKPHSVKRKKRKMGMYNLVPKKKTKTLKQPEKKEDQAASQVKKDGAAADENPATSPEAVKVVRNEAVMGEEPENNSHVEYTELALDCLDLKAQEELLSPPLSGAGMGDEMAETDLVEELPLCCCRMETPYSGGSLSAMDNTCMATESTNGALSRCQRRVMKQEMMRPSNQVCLLVLCEDHRAGMVKHQCCPGCGLFCRTGIFMECRPYGSISHRFHRDCASLLKDVRFCPHCGEDATGAIEVTVPKPDPSPSVPRSNPGPSLPAVPTVATLPSLSNTPAVPQVLRAKKTVEPQRGREDSPSRLRSETVCAADRPTKESLETILTALDDENLKPKKVKYPTRQLYISAKQGELKKVIHLLVDGKDPNLLMEGQNKVTPLHAAAAEGHQEICHMLVQAGANLDTFDEEQRTPLMAASENNHLDTVKYLLRAGASVSHKDIMGFTCLHLAAKLGHYDIVHHLLSKASKHINSQEIALTPKYKDDGGWTPITWAIEYKHKELVHLLLSKGADVNIRDKEENVCLHWAALAGCDDVAQALLEARCDLGAINAHGDSPLHVAARENHLECVMLFLSRGADVNQKNREGATPLDCCAHSSKVWTALNTNKKLTDARRGRDCQGERVLSRDISHGYEAVPITCVNGVDSEPCPENFKYIPDSCVTSPLNIDKDITHLQHCSCTDDCSSSTCVCGQLSLRCWYDSEGRLPLDFCQREPPVLFECNHACSCWRTCRNRVVQNGLRVRLQLFRTQKMGWGVRAVQDVPQGAFICEYVGEIISDSEADKRENDAFLFTLDNKVEDVHCIDARLFGNIGRFINHLCEPNLLAVRVFTMHQDLRLPRIAFFSSRPIKAGDQIGFDYGDHFWRVKSKFFSCHCGSLKCRHSAAGR
- the ehmt1a gene encoding histone-lysine N-methyltransferase EHMT1a isoform X4, whose product is MDPSGASKGPGSGRRPSSPSIGTSKGAPHRSVQKPRAKITPFHSSPILSKHPGLFLDTPGGLAAPPVRERPPAAGISKQPGPGSGSGSALATTREKVQPSRPVVKPAAKKASKSGLTKSKKSGPPSNTEHRHNQKVKRKKRKMGMYNLVPKKKTKTLKQPEKKEDQAASQVKKDGAAADENPATSPEAVKVVRNEAVMGEEPENNSHVEYTELALDCLDLKAQEELLSPPLSGAGMGDEMAETDLVEELPLCCCRMETPYSGGSLSAMDNTCMATESTNGALSRCQRRVMKQEMMRPSNQVCLLVLCEDHRAGMVKHQCCPGCGLFCRTGIFMECRPYGSISHRFHRDCASLLKDVRFCPHCGEDATGAIEVTVPKPDPSPSVPRSNPGPSLPAVPTVATLPSLSNTPAVPQVLRAKKTVEPQRGREDSPSRLRSETVCAADRPTKESLETILTALDDENLKPKKVKYPTRQLYISAKQGELKKVIHLLVDGKDPNLLMEGQNKVTPLHAAAAEGHQEICHMLVQAGANLDTFDEEQRTPLMAASENNHLDTVKYLLRAGASVSHKDIMGFTCLHLAAKLGHYDIVHHLLSKASKHINSQEIALTPKYKDDGGWTPITWAIEYKHKELVHLLLSKGADVNIRDKEENVCLHWAALAGCDDVAQALLEARCDLGAINAHGDSPLHVAARENHLECVMLFLSRGADVNQKNREGATPLDCCAHSSKVWTALNTNKKLTDARRGRDCQGERVLSRDISHGYEAVPITCVNGVDSEPCPENFKYIPDSCVTSPLNIDKDITHLQHCSCTDDCSSSTCVCGQLSLRCWYDSEGRLPLDFCQREPPVLFECNHACSCWRTCRNRVVQNGLRVRLQLFRTQKMGWGVRAVQDVPQGAFICEYVGEIISDSEADKRENDAFLFTLDNKVEDVHCIDARLFGNIGRFINHLCEPNLLAVRVFTMHQDLRLPRIAFFSSRPIKAGDQIGFDYGDHFWRVKSKFFSCHCGSLKCRHSAAGR
- the ehmt1a gene encoding histone-lysine N-methyltransferase EHMT1a isoform X3 — translated: MDPSGASKGPGSGRRPSSPSIGTSKGAPHRSVQKPRAKITPFHSSPILSKHPGLFLDTPGGLAAPPVRERPPAAGISKQPGPGSGSGSALATTREKVQPSRPVVKPAAKKASKSGLTKSKKSGPPSNTEHRHNQKAVKRKKRKMGMYNLVPKKKTKTLKQPEKKEDQAASQVKKDGAAADENPATSPEAVKVVRNEAVMGEEPENNSHVEYTELALDCLDLKAQEELLSPPLSGAGMGDEMAETDLVEELPLCCCRMETPYSGGSLSAMDNTCMATESTNGALSRCQRRVMKQEMMRPSNQVCLLVLCEDHRAGMVKHQCCPGCGLFCRTGIFMECRPYGSISHRFHRDCASLLKDVRFCPHCGEDATGAIEVTVPKPDPSPSVPRSNPGPSLPAVPTVATLPSLSNTPAVPQVLRAKKTVEPQRGREDSPSRLRSETVCAADRPTKESLETILTALDDENLKPKKVKYPTRQLYISAKQGELKKVIHLLVDGKDPNLLMEGQNKVTPLHAAAAEGHQEICHMLVQAGANLDTFDEEQRTPLMAASENNHLDTVKYLLRAGASVSHKDIMGFTCLHLAAKLGHYDIVHHLLSKASKHINSQEIALTPKYKDDGGWTPITWAIEYKHKELVHLLLSKGADVNIRDKEENVCLHWAALAGCDDVAQALLEARCDLGAINAHGDSPLHVAARENHLECVMLFLSRGADVNQKNREGATPLDCCAHSSKVWTALNTNKKLTDARRGRDCQGERVLSRDISHGYEAVPITCVNGVDSEPCPENFKYIPDSCVTSPLNIDKDITHLQHCSCTDDCSSSTCVCGQLSLRCWYDSEGRLPLDFCQREPPVLFECNHACSCWRTCRNRVVQNGLRVRLQLFRTQKMGWGVRAVQDVPQGAFICEYVGEIISDSEADKRENDAFLFTLDNKVEDVHCIDARLFGNIGRFINHLCEPNLLAVRVFTMHQDLRLPRIAFFSSRPIKAGDQIGFDYGDHFWRVKSKFFSCHCGSLKCRHSAAGR
- the ehmt1a gene encoding histone-lysine N-methyltransferase EHMT1a isoform X5; this translates as MDPSGASKGPGSGRRPSSPSIGTSKGAPHRSVQKPRAKITPFHSSPILSKHPGLFLDTPGGLAAPPVRERPPAAGISKQPGPGSGSGSALATTREKVQPSRPVVKPAAKKASKSGLTKSKKSGPPSNTEHRHNQKAVKRKKRKMGMYNLVPKKKTKTLKQPEKKEDQAASQVKKDGAAADENPATSPEAVKVVRNEAVMGEEPENNSHVEYTELALDCLDLKAQEELLSPPLSGAGMGDEMAETDLVEELPLCCCRMETPYSGGSLSAMDNTCMATESTNGALSRCQRRVMKQEMMRPSNQVCLLVLCEDHRAGMVKHQCCPGCGLFCRTGIFMECRPYGSISHRFHRDCASLLKDVRFCPHCGEDATGAIEVTVPKPDPSPSVPRSNPGPSLPAVPTVATLPSLSNTPAVPQVLRAKKTVEPQRGREDSPSRLRSETVCAADRPTKESLETILTALDDENLKPKKVKYPTRQLYISAKQGELKKVIHLLVDGKDPNLLMEGQNKVTPLHAAAAEGHQEICHMLVQAGANLDTFDEEQRTPLMAASENNHLDTVKYLLRAGASVSHKDIMGFTCLHLAAKLGHYDIVHHLLSKASKHINSQDDGGWTPITWAIEYKHKELVHLLLSKGADVNIRDKEENVCLHWAALAGCDDVAQALLEARCDLGAINAHGDSPLHVAARENHLECVMLFLSRGADVNQKNREGATPLDCCAHSSKVWTALNTNKKLTDARRGRDCQGERVLSRDISHGYEAVPITCVNGVDSEPCPENFKYIPDSCVTSPLNIDKDITHLQHCSCTDDCSSSTCVCGQLSLRCWYDSEGRLPLDFCQREPPVLFECNHACSCWRTCRNRVVQNGLRVRLQLFRTQKMGWGVRAVQDVPQGAFICEYVGEIISDSEADKRENDAFLFTLDNKVEDVHCIDARLFGNIGRFINHLCEPNLLAVRVFTMHQDLRLPRIAFFSSRPIKAGDQIGFDYGDHFWRVKSKFFSCHCGSLKCRHSAAGR